In the Uranotaenia lowii strain MFRU-FL chromosome 1, ASM2978415v1, whole genome shotgun sequence genome, TATAAAgtgcaatttttagaaaattttccaactttaagccaagtttaagtcatatgaggttaacatataaattttgccaataacatacgaagaaggttttgctcatcgactttagaatgagatcaaaagaaatgcaatatggCATAAGATGACTGCGATATGGCCAAACAAATTAGCTTTTTTTaaagggggtgatcccaaacttatggccggACACCCCCAAACTTATGGTCAACAAATTCGAATTCAACGCTGTAATtacctcaacaaaagttatttggtgaaattcggtCCAGGGAATTGCAATTGCAAGTttcagctgttttagttttgcggaccgactttttttttaattttaagtttttaagtaattaataaatttaacaaaccccccacggagtgggaaaatttgagaattcgaaagtacacctactaagaaaagttctaagtttttatataaaatccagcgtttgcgaatacttcgtaacggttttttgccgcttggggggggggtgatcaccccgatcacccccccccataggaccgcgcctgattATTTATagcaaatattacaaaatggCAATCCTTCATCTGATTCTGTTGTGTTTTTGTTAAAAGGCGTCACCAGCTAGAGTTATGAGTTTCTTTCGTTAAACATAAAGCGGTTTGAGATAATTCCgctctgggggaggaagactgattaaaaaaagaaaaaaatctttcaaacgtcaaatttctctcatcaatctaccgaccagtgcggaggttcaaaattttactttcttatttagtgatttttaatagaacttgtttgatgctgaaaagcacttgttttgtataaaacaatgatttaattaggttttgttttgctctgggaAATTCTTGCATGATATGGCGTAttaagtcgctcaaatttcgtcaaagttttgaagctgataaataaaaatggtttgattaattattattctaaaaattttgctaaatctaaatttagcacccAAACAACTGAGTAACATGACTCgcaacacgaaactgatcatctaaagttaaaatttgaacgattacaaatcttttcaacaattgctggctttttgccgaacagtaaaaaaacgatgcagaaaatgatgcagaaaatttcagtcttcctcccccaggttccGCTATTTCCTTAAGTTTATTACGGTAAAATTTTATCCAGCTGAATGTTATGAAATACGTTAGTTTAACAAATATATTAAGATAATAAACACTGAGAATGAAAGCGGAAACGAGTTAAGGTGATGGCTTTGCATTTGCACAAGTGACGTAcagataaaatttcacaaaatttttaacaaatgccAATTGATTTCCGTTTCCGATTCCATCCCCAATACTGGCAACTGGCAATTTCTGGCAACCAAAACGCCGGCGAACATAAAGAATTCTTAGTAGTAAGTAAGATTCTGTTTAGCTTAGTTTAGTTCTGTATAGTTTTGTTAGTAGATTTTCGCTTCAAACAGTGTAAAGTAATTCAATCATAGTGAATTGCaatcaaattataaaaagcGTTGCATCATAGACGGGTGTAAAAAGAGTCCTGCTCTTTCTACAAGATGTGGAGATGTGAGCAGCCATCGGTAAGAaacgttatatttttaaaacgttttttgaTGAAGCAATAATTTATTCTTTCTGTACCCTTAATTTCAGTAAAATATATCCAGATTTCCCAGAGCTAATAACATCCGAAAAAAATCCGGTCAGTTTCTAGATATCACGCAAGCCGAAAAGTGATAATTTGCAGCGCTCATTTTTTACAAACTGACTTATTGATGAAGACATACAAAAGTATATTAAAGAAAGAGGCAGTACCtacgattttttccaaattggattcAGATCAAAcgttagttttattttattgaatttcgttTAGGAATTAACACATTTAAAGtgaataaccatttttgattgCAGCTGTGACTTAGAGGTTTTATACTCTGACGATGAAATATCAGATATATCAAATTCAAAAAGGTAATAaatttacaagatactttagacagattgtctttcTGGGCTTtagggcttgggattgagttttcccctcagaaaacggagatggtggttttctctaagaaacatagacctgctcaacctaagcttcaactcctaggcagaacgatcactcaatcgaggtgtttcaagtatcttggggtttggtttgattccaagtgtacctggagagcccacattgagtatctgaaaggaaaatgccaacaaagaatcaattttctccgatcaatcactggcacctggtggggagcccatccagaagatcttttaaaattgtatcgaacaactattctctcagtgatggagtatggtagcttctgtttccagtcagctgctaaaactcgcctcatcaaactcgagcgtattcaaTATCGTTGCCTCCGCATAgcgttgggctgtatgccctcaacgcataacatgagtcttgaagttttagcaggcatactcccactaaaagatcgatttaatttattatcactccggttcctcatcaggtgtgaggtcatgaacccattggtgatcgtaaattttgaaaggctacttgagcaaaatcttcaaataagatttatgtctatatatcatgtcttcatgtccatgcagtttaatccttcttcgtactctccaactcgtgttttcatccCTGACTACGACacctcttctgtccagtttgatttgtctatgcagcaagaaattcgtggaatcccggaatcgcatcgtccacttttgattccaagaattttcgatgctaaatatagacacgtcgatgctgataaaatgtactttaccgatgggtctctaatagaggaatcaacgggatttggagttttcaacgaaATAGCTAGTGCCTCATAcaatctccagtcaccatgttcTGTATACATTGCAGAGTTGGCAGCCATTTTTTGGGCGTTGGAAAGCGTCGCATCACGGGCAAcagaacactactatattgtaacggacagtcttagttctgttgaagcaatccgttcaataagatcgggaaagcactcgccgtatttcctcgggaagatacgggatattctgagtgctttatcaaaacgttgctttgccatcacctttgtttgggtcccctcacattgctcgataatggctaatgagagggcagactctctggcaaaagtGGGGGCTGTACGGTTCTACATTAGAATCATATCTTGTGTAATATATTCTATCGTATTCAATGCAAATGACTTTCCTGTTTATTTTACAGACCTTGGGCATCGTGGGGAAAAAGGAAGAGAACTGGCAACACGGGAGAGGAGTCGAGGGACAAGAAAGAGGAGAAACGGGATTCGGGAAAAGCGTCTGTGCGTGTTCGGAACGGCCGGAAGATCTGGAAGCAGAAAACGGATATCCACGGGAAAGCAGGACCTTACAACTGGCGACGAGGTGAAAAGGAATCACAGGGAACCAAGGTAAGCTAGTTTTCTAGCCCAAAGGAGGATATTAATGGTGCTAATTTGGAAAATAGTTCTTGGTGAGAAGCTAGTTCtgcaaagaaaaacaaaatggcgATTTTGATTGGGCTACGAAatggaattttttatcaattggtAGGAATTGGAAGGGAATGGATCAAGTTGAGAACACTAGAAGTAATTgaattttagaataattttgGGAGTTGGTAGCTATGGACGGGTTCTGTCATTATTAATTCGGCTAAAGAAAGGGAAAAGAGAAAATCGGTAAACTAtgagtttttttcatcaacacACTTTGACGGCCATTTAATTGTTTTAAGTTAATTGCCCACCGGAGGGCTCGTTCCTGGCGTGTGATGTATCAGGGCCGGTTCTAGGGATGAAGTGTAAACAAAGTGTAGTACATGAGAACAGTGTTCAAGTATGGCAACTGTGAGTATcgtgcaaagtttttttttcgtctttctGGATTTGGCAAAACGATCGGCTAAGAGTGGTGTAATTTGCCTAATTGGGGGGATTTAAAAGTTACACTGTTGTTTGTGATTCACTTTTGATTGTACAGTGTTGTGATGTGTTTGAAATTCCACCGGAAAGGTAGGTAgtataattcaaaaatattttgaaagttgcatGGAGTTCGAATGCAGTACGATGAAATTCTGTGAGTGAAAAAACTATTTAGAGAATTTTGTTGGAATAATGAATTGAGCAGTTAGCgatgttttatatgaaaaaaagtaaCCAAGATTCTTCTTCTTTTTAGGTCAGACGACAATCGAAATTCACGTCctgttttgtttgaattgtaAGCGGCATATTAGAGTTCAATACCAACTTTATGGAAAGTTAGCCGTATACCTATTTAGTGATGATAATTTACGATTGAGTTCCTCTTTAGTATTTTCGAATAAAACGTCCGTACaggattgaaattcataaagaTTGGAGAATGACGTCAAGTTAGATGATGGAAGTCATGTTCAAAATCTGCACTCAAGAGTATCCGTATAAACGAACGAGCAAATCATCACTTCAAGGAAAAGTGTCCTGGTTTACGGCACACCACACCAGAACAATCTACCACTTCAATCTAGATCTGCGGAGTCTTTCATTCTTTTCAACATTAACCGGCCATGACCCACCACAGTTTTCTTCGCACCGGGGTTGTGACGGAACGAACGGGTAGTCATCTTTAGCTCTCGAAAAGGGGGGAATGGGtatcgttttcttttttttcttaaaatcagcTTAAGCAAACAGAGGCAAAAGAAAGCCCAAACATGTTCACAAACTATCCTGGAGTGAAAATATTTGACTGGTATGGAAAATCAATAATTCTcgaaaatcttaaattgaaatcaagGATAGTGACAATCTATGAAATATAACAGTTTTCAAtgggcaaagtttttttttaattttgatataacCGATGAATTCTCAAAGTGTTAAGGTCTATTCAATCAAAACTATTGAACATTTCCTTGGCgtattctgaattttattaatgaatCGTGTTTCTATTGAAAACCGAAACTTATTACTTGGGatgttaaatgaaaataattgcaTGGTTTTTCCCCACTTTAAgagtaaatcaaaatttatcaaatgctcaaaatataaactttaacaGTACAACAAtgggcatattttcaaaaaaagtatttattgaaaaagtgaTACATTCATTTCGCATGTTGCGCgaatatttttagaaatcaaACTGCAGAGTTGAAGATGATAGCTGCCACAAGCTGATAATCGATAACTGATGAGACGTGTTTTTCTCTGCTGGAATGCATTCTTCGaaatcgaaactttttttttaaattcaggatAAGGACACAGAGTTTCTGAATGAGTgtattcctaaaaaaaaaaaaaaaagagtacaggaagaaataattgaaaaccaaCTTAGCAGGGAGCTAAGTGTTAAGTTTTATTGAGATTCCAGGATGCAATATTTAGCTCTATTGCAGGAAGGTTTAAGGATGAAGgtgattgattgtttgattagagagactttaaaCTTGAAAGTTCATTCATCTTTGAAGGATCAAAGTGTTTATTTCTAGGGCAAAGGAGCCTAGCTATAGTTATGTCTAGTGTCGGGAGCCTAGACATGTTTGTTTAAGTTAGCAGGGAGCTAATTTATTCTAGAGCAGGGAGCCTAGACAGAGATATGTGCATAGCAGGGAGCTATTCTATCTGATGCAAGGAATCGGATAAGTTAGCAGGGAGCTAATTTGTTCTAGAGCAGGAAGCCTAGACATAGAGATGAGAATAGCAGGGAGCTATTCTATCTGATGCAAAGAAGCTGTATGAGTTAGCAGGGAGCTAATTCGTTCTAGAGCAGGGAGCCTAGACAGAGAGATGAGAATAGCAGGGAGCTATTCTAGCTGATGCAAAGAAGCCGTATGAGTTAGCAGGGAGCTAATTCGTTCTAGAGCAGGGAGCCTAGACAGAGAGATGAGAATAGCAGGGAGCTGTTCTATCTGAAGCAAGGAAGCAGGATGAGATAGCAGGGAGCTAAATTGTTCTAGAGCAGGGAGCCTAGACAGAGCATAGCAGGGAGCTGATGCAAAGAAGCTGGAGAGGCAAAGATTAGTGAATCTTGATTAGAGTAAATCAGTATCGATGTAAGGACGAAAAGAAGGCTTGTTGCGACAATATAAAATTGCTTTGCGAATCATATTTTGTTTGGAATAGTATTATTGACATTACGTAGCATGATTGTGAAACAATCAGTATGTTCAAATTGTAATACTCTGAAATTCAAATGGGTTTTGAGCATGGttgtgtttaaagaaaaaaaaatgaagttattttCTGTTCACGGTTTTCAGATGGATGAAAGTCGACCGTTACCTATGTTCAGATGTGAACAAATCGAAAACAACAAATTGGCAAAAGAATGGCGTGAGTGGAAGGATTCGCTGGAGTTTTATTTCGACTCGTACCAAATAACTGACCAGAAAatcaaacgttcaaaaatgttgcACTTTGGTGGCCCTCAATTACAGAAAGTTTACAAAAGTTTGGAAGGCACCGAGGATTTCCCTTTGGTTATGTTGGAAAAACCTTGGTATGATACAGCAATTAGTCGTTTAGATGCTTATTTCAAACCACGCCGCCAAGATGTGCTGGAAAGGCACAAGTTGAGAACAATGAGGCAAGGTAACAATGAGAGTTTTGCTCATTACGTTTTGCGTTTACGCCAACAACTGATGGACTGTGGACTCGAAAAATATTCGAAGGAGGTTCGCATTGTATTGGAGGAGATAATGCTCATCGATGTTATTGTGGAAGGATGCAACTTACCGGAGCTTCGAAGAAAGATTCTTGAGAAGGATCAGTCATTGTCAGATATTGAGGCCATGGGAACATCGTTGGAGAGTGTTCGACATCAAGAAAAGGAGTTCAAAGTCGGAACCAACAATGGTGAAGTTGGACATGCATCGGTCTGTAAAGTTGGAACATGGAAACCAAAAGTGGAACGCCAGCAAGGACGGATTATGAGAAAAATTACTCTTGGCCCTCGTAAAATTGCCGGTAACGAAGCCGAAGTTATCTGCTATAGTTGTGGACGCCATGGGCATATTTCAACAGCACCATCCTGCCCGGCAAGAGATCTACCTTGTCGAAGATGTCAGAAGGTTGGCCATTTCGAGAAGGTCTGTCGGAAACGTGTTTTTAATTCTCGAAGACCTGACTTTTCAAAGAAAGTGGACGCAATAGCGGTGGATGAAAACATGTCGAAACGGGACATTGAACCATCCAAAACATCATCCGAATCCGAAAAAAGGGTTTGCTATACGTTTTACACGGGAAGTAATACTAACGTGTTCCAGTGCAAAATCGGAGGTGTTACAACGGAAGTGTTTATTGATTCGGGTTCAGAGGTAAACCTAGTAACATCCGAGACATGGGAAAAGCTGAAAGCTCAACAAGTTAACGTGACCAAATGTGAAAAAGGAAGCAATAAAATCCTCAAGGCCTATGCTAACAATGAACCACTCAATATCCTGGGGACGTTCGAAGCCATAATTGAGATCGGGAAGCGTTTAACACAATGCAAATTCTTCGTTGTCGCAGGTGGACAACGAAATCTTTTGGGAGACGAGACCTCGAAGAACTTAGGAATATTGCGAATCGGCTTGGAAGTAAACCAGGTAACCGACAAAACGGACTTGAAGAGTTCCCCGTTTCCTAAGATATCGGGTGTTCAAGTTCGTGTTCTTATGGATCCCAAGATGGTTCCAATCTTTCAACCGTTGAGGCGAGTGCCTATTCATCTTGAAGCAGCAGTGACAGAGAAGCTAGATGAGCTACTGAGACGGGACATAATCGAAGCCATGAAAGGACCGGCGACATGGGTTTCGCCACTTGT is a window encoding:
- the LOC129737560 gene encoding uncharacterized protein LOC129737560, producing the protein MRGQTLWQKWGLYGSTLESYLVPWASWGKRKRTGNTGEESRDKKEEKRDSGKASVRVRNGRKIWKQKTDIHGKAGPYNWRRGEKESQGTKMDESRPLPMFRCEQIENNKLAKEWREWKDSLEFYFDSYQITDQKIKRSKMLHFGGPQLQKVYKSLEGTEDFPLVMLEKPWYDTAISRLDAYFKPRRQDVLERHKLRTMRQGNNESFAHYVLRLRQQLMDCGLEKYSKEVRIVLEEIMLIDVIVEGCNLPELRRKILEKDQSLSDIEAMGTSLESVRHQEKEFKVGTNNGEVGHASVCKVGTWKPKVERQQGRIMRKITLGPRKIAGNEAEVICYSCGRHGHISTAPSCPARDLPCRRCQKVGHFEKVCRKRVFNSRRPDFSKKVDAIAVDENMSKRDIEPSKTSSESEKRVCYTFYTGSNTNVFQCKIGGVTTEVFIDSGSEVNLVTSETWEKLKAQQVNVTKCEKGSNKILKAYANNEPLNILGTFEAIIEIGKRLTQCKFFVVAGGQRNLLGDETSKNLGILRIGLEVNQVTDKTDLKSSPFPKISGVQVRVLMDPKMVPIFQPLRRVPIHLEAAVTEKLDELLRRDIIEAMKGPATWVSPLVVANKANGSIRRSSVIGIRSPLQASEDVLARIGRGKIWSVLDVMDAFFLLELDEETRNIMTFITHRGLYRFKRLPFGLVSAPEIFQRTMDEILADCEGAYWYLDDVGVEGSTVEEHDVRLNKSNIADVMSRLSTASPMPFDETEEFVVREIVSAAA